The following proteins are encoded in a genomic region of Brachypodium distachyon strain Bd21 chromosome 1, Brachypodium_distachyon_v3.0, whole genome shotgun sequence:
- the LOC100837414 gene encoding ruBisCO large subunit-binding protein subunit beta, chloroplastic — protein MASTLSATSTVGLMATGIASDKKSSSLSSVSSISLASRPRNVRLQRKCNFRVKAAKELYFNKDGSATKKLQAGVNKLADLVGVTLGPKGRNVVLESKYGSPKIVNDGVTVAREVELEDPVENIGAKLVRQAAAKTNDLAGDGTTTSVVLAQGLIAEGVKVIAAGANPVQITRGIEKTAKALVEELKKMSKEVEDSELADVAAVSAGNNYEIGNMIAEAMSKVGRKGVVTLEEGRSSENNLYVVEGMQFDRGYISPYFVTDSEKMTTEYENCKLLLVDKKITNARDLINVLEEAIRGQYPILIIAEDIEQEALATLVVNKLRGSLKICAIKAPGFGERKTQYLDDIAILTGGTVIRDEVGLSLDKADKSVLGTAAKVVLNKESTTIVGDGSTQEEVSKRVAQIKNLIEVAEQDYEKEKLNERIAKLAGGVAVIQVGAQTETELKEKKLRVEDALNATKAAVEEGIVVGGGCTLLRLAAKVDAIKDTLENEEQKVGAEIVRRALCYPLKLIAKNAGVNGSVVTEKVLSNDNVKFGYNAATGQYEDLMAAGIIDPTKVVRCCLEHAASVAKTFLTSDVVVVEIKEPEPAPLANPMDNSGFGY, from the exons ATGGCTTCAACATTGAGTGCCACTTCTACTGTTGGCCTCATGGCAACTGGTATTGCATCAGATAAGAAGTCATCTTCACTATCTTCAGTATCATCTATCTCCCTTGCCAGCCGGCCACGAAATGTGCGCCTTCAGAGGAAATGCAACTTCAGAGTAAAAGCAGCTAAGGAGCTGTACTTCAACAAGGATGGCTCAGCTACCAAGAAGCTCCAG GCTGGAGTCAATAAGCTCGCAGACCTTGTTGGAGTTACCTTGGGACCAAAGGGAAGGAATGTTGTTTTGGAGAGCAAGTATGGGTCCCCTAAGATTGTCAATGATGGTGTTACAGTTGCAAGAGAG GTCGAGCTGGAGGATCCTGTTGAAAATATTGGAGCGAAGCTGGTTAGGCAAGCTGCAGCAAAGACCAATGACTTGGCTGGAGATGGGACAACTACTTCTGTGGTCCTTGCTCAGGGTCTCATTGCTGAGGGTGTGAAG GTTATTGCAGCCGGTGCTAATCCTGTGCAAATTACCCGTGGTATCGAGAAAACAGCGAAAGCACTAGTTGAGGAATTAAAGAAGATGTCAAAGGAG GTTGAAGATAGTGAGCTTGCAGATGTTGCTGCGGTCAGTGCTGGCAACAACTATGAAATCGGTAACATGATAGCAGAGGCTATGAGCAAGGTTGGACGGAAGGGAGTGGTTACCCTTGAAGAAGGGAGAAGTTCTGAAAATAATCTCTACGTTGTGGAGGGAATGCAGTTTGACCGTGGTTATATCTCTCCTTATTTCGTAACTGACAGTGAGAAAATGACCACAGAGTATGAGAACTGCAAG CTGCTTTTGGTGGACAAAAAGATTACCAACGCAAGGGATCTTATAAATGTTCTGGAGGAAGCCATCAGGGGTCAATACCCAATTCTGATAATTGCTGAGGATATTGAGCAGGAGGCTCTCGCTACCCTTGTTGTCAACAAGCTTAGAGGATCTCTGAAGATCTGTGCTATCAAAGCCCCTGGTTTTGGAGAGCGCAAGACCCAGTACCTGGATGATATTGCCATACTGACTGGAG GAACTGTCATCAGAGATGAGGTGGGCCTGTCACttgacaaggcagacaaatcAGTTCTAGGAACGGCTGCAAAGGTTGTCCTTAACAAAGAGTCAACGACAATTGTTGGTGACGGCAGCACCCAGGAAGAAGTGTCTAAGAGGGTTGCACAGATCAAAAATCTCATCGAG GTAGCAGAACAGGAttatgaaaaggaaaaactcaATGAGAGGATTGCAAAGCTTGCTGGTGGTGTTGCTGTCATTCAG GTGGGAGCACAAACAGAAACCGAACTTAAAGAGAAAAAGTTGAGAGTTGAGGATGCTCTAAATGCAACTAAG GCGGCCGTGGAGGAAGGtattgttgttggtggagGGTGCACTCTTTTGAGACTGGCGGCTAAAGTTGATGCCATCAAGGACACTCTGGAGAACGAGGAGCAGAAG GTTGGAGCTGAAATAGTGAGAAGGGCCCTGTGCTACCCACTTAAATTGATCGCTAAGAATGCTGGTGTCAATGGCAGTGTTGTCACTGAGAAG GTTCTCAGTAACGATAACGTCAAGTTTGGCTACAATGCTGCTACTGGGCAGTACGAGGACTTGATGGCTGCTGGTATCATTGACCCCACTAAG GTGGTGAGATGTTGCctggagcacgccgcgtctgTGGCCAAGACGTTCCTCACATCGGACGTGGTGGTCGTGGAGATCAAGGAGCCTGAGCCTGCGCCGCTTGCCAACCCCATGGACAACTCTG GCTTCGGATACTGA
- the LOC100837719 gene encoding uncharacterized protein LOC100837719 codes for MSEQPLPQPRSSMREALEKEDKEKAAAVAAKEKAAKDKAPPPVAAPPMAKNGGKNGGGGGNGGGGAQPPAAEETTREIQVVREAYRREPAAPAYVMPEEPPAMVELVGWYLYGFCSFFITHLLLPVLFPAIVTQVAFPASDFTPEAKYVVKGATCSVHEMSMYQRLTRHSIAIADSNLSPLGWSGLSWAIGILIAAPILTQVAHHLDRGQYQSLILIAATSFGSFFCLLTGFFKTVWVFLFYILFIASAIIVAEAVHTRNLGLMIRGLAAHDSGKHLVLRRRAAASQLSLYCTAIGGIGAALMAAFMYHMLRRTDQLTGLWVVSIFSGLIWFIGICHGLFTNRPSSSSPTTAFEPNFFTKLTYSMTIARYPQAIGSLVAVFLSSFATMCIFTSGTLYAIGGVCIKPVLVLVLWILYFLFPLISLPLLHPIQIIIRADAVRMQLLGFIIALFVSGAGFYFKNHRWRAAHIIVIALVQSTANGILYSFGRILLLDASPPGKEGAFAIWYAYVRCIGAMIGFAAASAGPGRAGGSFAAAFLGCFLGIIVLIFGNVSNIGALKAAGHLKGMEDEKRLGEKGEGMSAVADSGEGRGRV; via the exons ATGTCGGAGCAGCCATTGCCGCAGCCACGGAGCAGCATGAGGGAGGCGCTGGAGAAGGAGGACAAGGAGAAGGCTGCCGCGGTggcggccaaggagaaggCGGCCAAGGACaaggccccgccgccggtcgcGGCGCCGCCCATGGCCAAGAACGGCGGcaagaacggcggcggcggcgggaacgGCGGGGGAGGTGCgcagccgccggcggcggaggagacgaCGAGGGAGATCCAGGTGGTGCGCGAGGCGTACCGCAGGGAGCCCGCGGCGCCCGCCTACGTGATGCCCGAGGAGCCGCCCGCCATGGTGGAGCTCGTCGGGTGGTACCTCTACGGGTTCTGCTCCTTCTTCATCACGCATCTCTTGCTGCCTGTGCTCTTCCCCGCCATCGTCACCCAGGTCGCCTTCCCGGCTTCAGACTTCACGCCGGAGGCCAAGTACGTCGTCAAGGGCGCCACCTGCTCCGTCCATGAGATGTCCAT GTACCAGAGGCTGACCAGGCACTCCATTGCCATTGCTGATTCTAATCTGTCGCCGCTGGGCTGGAGTGGTCTGTCATGGGCAATTGGCATACTCATTGCGGCGCCGATCCTCACCCAGGTTGCGCACCACCTTGACCGTGGACAGTACCAGTCGCTTATCCTCATTGCTGCCACGTCGTTTGGCTCGTTCTTCTGCCTCCTCACTGGCTTCTTCAAGACAGTTTGGGTGTTCCTGTTCTACATCCTCTTTATTGCTTCAGCTATCATCGTTGCTGAGGCCGTTCACACCCGCAATCTTGGACTGATGATCCGTGGCCTTGCGGCTCATGATTCAGGCAAGCACCTTGTCCTTCGTCGCCGTGCTGCTGCTAGCCAGCTCAGTCTGTACTGCACTGCCATTGGTGGTATTGGGGCTGCGCTCATGGCTGCATTCATGTATCACATGCTAAGGCGCACTGACCAGCTCACCGGCCTCTGGGTCGTCTCCATTTTCAGTGGCCTTATCTGGTTCATTGGCATCTGCCATGGTCTTTTCACAAACAGGCCAAGCAGCTCATCACCCACCACAGCATTTGAGCCCAACTTTTTCACCAAGCTCACCTACAGCATGACCATCGCCCGTTACCCACAGGCCATTGGAAGCTTAGTAGCAGTGTTCCTGTCATCTTTTGCCACAATGTGCATCTTCACCAGTGGCACCTTGTATGCTATTGGTGGCGTTTGCATCAAGCCAGTCCTTGTGCTCGTGCTGTGGATCCTCTACTTCCTGTTCCCCTTGATTTCGCTTCCACTGCTCCACCCAATTCAGATCATTATCCGTGCTGATGCTGTCCGCATGCAGCTGCTTGGGTTCATCATCGCGCTGTTCGTGTCAGGTGCTGGGTTCTATTTCAAGAACCACAGGTGGAGGGCTGCACACATCATCGTTATTGCCCTTGTGCAGAGCACAGCCAACGGTATCCTGTACTCATTTGGTCGTATCCTGCTGCTTGACGCCTCGCCACCGGGCAAGGAAGGTGCATTTGCTATCTGGTATGCATATGTACGCTGCATCGGTGCAATGATCGGCTTTGCTGCTGCATCAGCTGGCCCCGGGCGTGCAGGAGGATCGTTCGCTGCTGCATTCCTCGGCTGCTTCCTCGGCATCATTGTGCTGATCTTCGGCAATGTCAGCAACATCGGGGCGCTGAAGGCTGCCGGGCATCTCAAGGGAATGGAAGATGAGAAGAGGCTGGGTGAGAAAGGGGAAGGCATGAGCGCGGTTGCTGATTCAGGcgaaggaagagggagggtATGA